A region from the Natronoarchaeum mannanilyticum genome encodes:
- the cynS gene encoding cyanase: MIPRNEINDKSETRSKILAAKEEKGMTFSDIAEQVGGDKTFLASATYDAASMTKDDAMAFAEVLDLGRDVVEELQKPPMKGQGEPTIPSDPCLYRFYEVPQVYGPAMKALIHEEFGDGIMSAIDFEVSVDKEPHPEGDHVVITYDGKFLPYKRW, encoded by the coding sequence ATGATCCCACGCAACGAGATCAACGACAAGTCGGAGACGCGCAGCAAGATCCTCGCGGCCAAAGAGGAGAAAGGAATGACGTTCTCGGACATCGCCGAGCAGGTGGGCGGCGACAAGACGTTCCTCGCGTCGGCGACCTACGACGCCGCGAGCATGACGAAAGACGACGCGATGGCGTTCGCGGAGGTGCTCGACCTCGGTCGCGACGTCGTCGAGGAGCTCCAGAAGCCGCCGATGAAGGGCCAGGGCGAGCCGACGATCCCGTCGGACCCGTGTCTCTACCGCTTCTACGAGGTCCCGCAGGTGTACGGGCCGGCGATGAAGGCGCTCATCCACGAGGAGTTCGGCGACGGCATCATGAGCGCGATCGACTTCGAGGTCAGCGTGGACAAGGAGCCCCACCCGGAGGGCGACCACGTCGTTATCACGTACGACGGGAAGTTCCTGCCGTACAAGCGCTGGTAG
- a CDS encoding formate/nitrite transporter family protein, giving the protein MYSETIEDVSGAAAAQMELINKRLLAYLAHSALAGAYLGFGVAIAFIFAGDLMGTQFEPFQGIVMGASFGIALSLVIMAGSELFTGNAMIMTIGQLTGRVPAGATLKVWAWSWIGNLIGSVIIAAMLVGSGTLPTEPFAAIGAAKMTMAPLELFLRAMLCNWLIVLAVWCNFRLENPVAKLIMIFWCLLVFIGAGFEHSIANMAILTSANLLPIADPAVSWSGMAYNIAIVTAGNVASGVFCLGAVYYYISTSYGIEYEWSMEDNVAMNVGAGTAASQDDD; this is encoded by the coding sequence ATGTACAGCGAAACCATCGAGGACGTCTCGGGCGCGGCGGCCGCGCAGATGGAGTTGATCAACAAACGCTTACTGGCGTACCTCGCGCACTCGGCGCTAGCCGGGGCCTACCTCGGCTTCGGGGTCGCGATCGCCTTCATCTTCGCGGGCGATCTCATGGGGACCCAGTTCGAGCCGTTCCAGGGCATCGTGATGGGCGCCAGCTTCGGGATCGCGCTGTCGCTGGTCATCATGGCGGGCTCGGAGCTGTTTACGGGCAACGCGATGATCATGACGATCGGTCAGCTCACCGGCCGCGTCCCCGCGGGCGCGACGTTGAAGGTCTGGGCGTGGTCGTGGATCGGCAACCTGATCGGCTCGGTGATCATCGCCGCGATGCTCGTCGGCTCGGGAACGCTGCCGACCGAACCGTTCGCGGCCATCGGCGCCGCCAAGATGACCATGGCTCCCCTGGAGCTGTTCCTCCGGGCGATGCTGTGTAACTGGCTGATCGTGCTCGCCGTGTGGTGTAACTTCCGCCTGGAGAACCCGGTCGCCAAGCTCATCATGATCTTCTGGTGCCTGCTGGTGTTCATCGGCGCCGGCTTCGAGCACAGCATCGCCAACATGGCGATCCTGACCTCGGCGAACCTCCTGCCAATCGCGGACCCGGCGGTCTCGTGGTCGGGCATGGCGTACAACATCGCGATCGTCACGGCCGGCAACGTCGCCAGCGGCGTGTTCTGCCTGGGCGCCGTCTACTACTACATCTCCACCTCGTACGGCATCGAGTACGAGTGGAGCATGGAGGACAACGTCGCGATGAACGTCGGCGCCGGCACCGCGGCCTCCCAGGACGACGACTGA